Part of the Drosophila pseudoobscura strain MV-25-SWS-2005 chromosome 2, UCI_Dpse_MV25, whole genome shotgun sequence genome, tatttgTAAGATCCAACGTACATTAAAGAATTAACGATCTAAAGATCTAGAGATCTATTTCTGCAAAATGAACAGAGATCGTTTTTTTCGAAGTTTTATGTATTCAAAAGATGACGTACCTGCGATAGAAACGACCGGTTGATTGTTAAAAAAGCTATTTTTTCCTGAAGATAATTTATCCAAAAACTTGAAAAGTCTGTCTTATATGTAGATAAGCAATTTAGTAGCAAAACAATAATGCAGCATGTTATATAACATCAGctataaataattgaaattgtaTGAAAATATCCTATGATTATAGAAAAACGATTGATCTGCAGTGTCCGAAACTAGCCCACCAGATTGTTTAAATGTAGTACgtacataaaaataaattgtcaaTGATTTGGCCAAATAACTTAAATTCTCAAGGATTATGCTTTTACACAAGGGTTCTATCTGTAATTATGTGCATACTTTATATCGTCAAAAAGTAAAGAGCATACCAAAAAATTTCTAATCGGGTAGTCTTTAATCCTATAGTATCAGTGATTCGTGGACTCCGACACACGGACAGATGGACATTGTGATATCGAATCGCATAGAGCATAGAATCCCCGATAAATAAAGCAGCACATATAACATCCAAAATAGTATTAAAGTATCCAAAGAGTATTAATGCGAATATATATTGTGTTctcacaaaaatatatgtatgcatgaaaataatgaaactatAAATATTAACAGATTCAATTATCTGAAACATTTTTAGTTTGTAAAcactcgttttttttttaaatgttattGTGGAGGTCTACAGCGTCCAGCTGATGTTCCAGAAAAGTCCAAGTCTTTCTGCTCTATGATAGGAATCCGGTCGTCGTACAATGTTGGTGCCTGCAATATGATCCCAGCTGTCCCGACAAGAACTGCTAACGTAAATATCCACAAAAAAAGTCTATCCAAAACCATTGCGACGTACTTCCAGTCTTCCTTTACctttttgaataaaaaaaaaagttaaaattttattttaaacattttattttagaTTACTTTTGTTGAGTCCTCTTGCATTTTGGTATGCTCCGCTATAAAACGGACACAGAAACAGCTTTTGTGGATTCTTGGTGGACACTTAGAGTGTGAAAATGCTGGGTTGTTTAATATTGGACTTTTTATCCCGGAAGAACCAATATCCAAGTCGGGAACAGCTGACAAATCGTCAGAGCTACAATTAGTAAGTGTTGGTAGTGGGCCATGAACTTGACAACTTCCCCCAAATGGGCCATTGGCAGTTAAGCTATAATttcaaaatggaaaatatttttaataaataccACACAATTATTCTATATTGTATTCTTATTTGAGATGACAAGATAGTTCCAGTTGAATATCGtgttaaataaattgaataatGAAATTAATGAATTGGAAAGAGAATTGTGCGACCTTTTACACGATTTGGAATTACATTTAAAGTAAACAagtatttattgtaatttaaaATCTGATTGATTTACTATGTGGACCTTTAACATCTTTTGaacatttattattttgaACCAtacaatttacattttttaaaattatattttaacgttaaaaaaacatttaaaatggTATAAAACttcatcttttttttaaatagaaTAGAAAATCCTGTGAAAGGGTATACCATTTGaattcattcattttttcGGATTTCCTTGATGCAGATGCCGAGTAAAAATTATGAAAGTACACAAAGTCACAAAATCGCATGTTGGGGCATGTTaaactaaacacacacaatggaTCTCGCGATTTTAGTGGAAGGCCAAACATACGATACATACATCATATAGTGTGACTTCATAGTGCTCTAAACAGAATATTCAGTTGCTTAAGTTCTCTCAGATCTTGGCGCTTAAcaagatggacggacggacaaacATCGCTATATGGTCTATGCTATTGATGctaatcaagaatatatatttgtatatactttattaGGTCGGAAACGCTATCTTCTGTCTGTTACGAAGATTTATACGAACTTAATATAACACTGTCCGATTTGAAACTGTATGAAAAGTTTCAAAGTCAATACGAAGGCGTCAGTCTCTTCGATATCACATACTTGTGCAAATATCAAGTAAAGCATTATGATATATATGATTAACACGTAAATATTAGTGATGGATTCAATACTTTCCTCTGCGACAACTCTTCCTTAGATTGTGTATGGGTGTATCGTGAGGATACAAGACGATCTATATTGGTCGACGAGTAGTATGGGTAAAAGCATGCATGTGTTTCCTTTAGGAGCAGTTTACTGAAAGAGGtacaaaaatgttaattagtatgaaaaataaatatttttgaaattcGTAAgataaaatgaatatttttaaagagattattatatttatggtaaaaaaatatctataatgctatttatacaatatatacaagaGTGACGAGAGTGGTAGATTTGTGGTGATAATGGATGTGTGTACCGTCCTGAAGGAAGCTTTTTCGACCCCATTCCGTCTAAccatctgtccgtccgttcgcttgtccgtccctatgagcgcctagtgctcagagactataaaagctagaacaacgacattttgtatccagattTCTGGATGTAATAAGGAGATCTGGCCGACCGTAATGACGAACATATGTCAATGCATCTTGCGCATGTTCATGCATATGACGGggaatgtatgtatatatgtatataggtcGTTGGCAGAATAGTTAATTCAACAATATTAGCTTATACATGTCGACGGCAAAAAGTTGTCAGTACTTTGCCGAATCTACGAGAAAATCAAAAACGCAATCACCAAATATTCCAGATTGGCGAATCTGCGTTAAAAAAGTTCCGTTTCATATGTTATCTCGTTTGTTATCGCATTTTACCAGTTTTCGACACAATGATCTTCTACTTAGCTTTTCATTGATCTTCATAAAACGTGCACTCGAAATGAAAGGTTTTTATGATTATGCTTGTCCCCAAGAATTCATAAAAAAGCtagaattaattaataatgtATCTGCATAATGTGAGCATGTTCAGTTG contains:
- the nAChRalpha4 gene encoding acetylcholine receptor subunit alpha-like isoform X6, whose protein sequence is MDEQLGSNVVDVGVDLSEFYMSVEWDILEVPAVRNEKFYTCCDEPYLDITFNITMRRKTLFYTVNIIIPCMGISFLTVLTFYLPSDSGEKVTLSISILISLHVFFLLVVEIIPPTSLVVPLLGKYLIFAMILVSISICVTVVVLNVHFRSPQTHRMAPWVKRVFIDFLPKFLFIKRPTYNFETSKLLLKETHACFYPYYSSTNIDRLVSSRYTHTQSKEELSQSLTANGPFGGSCQVHGPLPTLTNCSSDDLSAVPDLDIGSSGIKSPILNNPAFSHSKCPPRIHKSCFCVRFIAEHTKMQEDSTKVKEDWKYVAMVLDRLFLWIFTLAVLVGTAGIILQAPTLYDDRIPIIEQKDLDFSGTSAGRCRPPQ